TCATTCAGCAGAGGCTTGCAGAGTCTGGTGATCAGGGATCGGGCTGCGTTGGTTCAGGCAGCCTCAAAGCCCCAGTCCTGATGTCCCTGATTGTTGAGGGATGCATCCGGTGCCATCGATGCATTGGTGGTTTGATTCAGTTCCGGTTGTGCCCATTGCAGAAGTCTCAGTGCAAGGCGCAAATCACCATCCATCCAGGCACGGATCGCCATGGCTCGGCGCGGATCGTAAAAGCGCTGGCGTCGATACCAATCAAAAACATCGGAATCTGATTTGTGCCCATTGCATGAGAGGCAGGCGGGAACACAATTTTCTGTAATGCTTAAACCACCCTTAGCTCTTGGAAGAATATGGTCGATCGATTCTGATTGTTTACCGCAGTAAATACAGCTTTTGCCGGTGTAAGTGTGTAGCGATTGACGCCATCTTCGGACTCGCAGTTTAGGGCATAGATCTTCAAGGAAAACCGCGTCCCTGTTATGCATCCGAATGGTTCGGTTGTGATAATTCTGTCGCTTTCGCTGGCTTCGTCAATGTGTTCTTCGCTGCATTTTTGGCACTTTTTCAAGTGTGATATTTGAGGTTCAAGCCCCTTGTGGTGCTCAGAAGAAGCAATACAATTCCATTTGCTGAGTTGTCGTTACGGCTTCATCAACGTCCAGCTGCAGCCTTGGGCTCACCCCTTCAGGACTTGTGAGGGTCACCTACCCCTTTGATGCCGTGACCCACGCGCAGATGGGTCGGATCAGGCCTCGGGGACTCTGGAAAGGCTCGAAGCATGGCTGGGAATTTCCCCTGGCCGCAGCAGAGTGCCTGCTCGACCGTTTGGGCTCACGTTTTCGGGTTGAAGAGGAACTGGTGCGTTGGCTGGACTGGCACCGTCATCCATTGCCGCCTCTTCCTCATCACCGGGAGCTGATGGCCAGTGCCGACCTGGATCGGCCTCTTGCTGATGGTCGTACACCGCTTCCTCATCAACGTTCGGGTGCGCGCTGGCTGCTGGCTCGTCGTGGAGCCTTGTTGGCTGATGAGATGGGTTTGGGA
Above is a window of Synechococcus sp. BIOS-E4-1 DNA encoding:
- a CDS encoding HNH endonuclease produces the protein MHNRDAVFLEDLCPKLRVRRWRQSLHTYTGKSCIYCGKQSESIDHILPRAKGGLSITENCVPACLSCNGHKSDSDVFDWYRRQRFYDPRRAMAIRAWMDGDLRLALRLLQWAQPELNQTTNASMAPDASLNNQGHQDWGFEAA